The Cotesia glomerata isolate CgM1 linkage group LG9, MPM_Cglom_v2.3, whole genome shotgun sequence region AGGTACAACAGGATCAGCGGGTGCAGCACGATCCACCATAGCAGTTTCAGCAACTGGGTCAACAACCGTTTCTGCAACTGGCTCAGCAACAGGTACAACCGGTTCAACCCTGGCAGGCTTCGTCTTCTGTGACGCAGCGATCAACTGGGGACTCCGCTTTTGACGTGGGCCCGGGTTGGTAGTTGTGTTGTGGTTTTCGTCCACATTGTTGGCACTGTCCGGTACCCTTCTTGGAGTCGGAGGAGTTTCCCGAGTGGGGCTGGCCCCAAAAAGGTCCTCCATTTGGCTGGCACTAGTTCCTGGCCTCCTGGCCAGTTTCAACGAACCGGTCGTGGCTGGTCTGATCAGCATTTTGGGCCTCTTGCGCTTAAACAGCCCGTGGCTGACTCTTTGCGGCTGAAGTTTGGGCACACTGGTCCCCATGCTGGGACTCACTGTCTCCGTGCTCGGCAACTTGACTGGTCTCCGATCAGGTCTCACAAAACCCGGGTTGGCCGGATCGTAAGGCTCTGGTGTTGCGATGTTTTCGGGACTAGGGCTCGATGATCTCGCTGTTTCTGGCAGGTGGTTGAGGACGAGGTGTGGCGGCTTCTGCAACATCTCCTCCAACAACCATAGTTCTTCTTCCATTGTGAATCGGGACTCCATCTCGGTTAAATCtagattataatataaatcacAATAAAATCTATTACGCTAGCGAGATCAGTTTTGAcccttaaatataaataccgCTTTAATTTTTCGACAATATCTTTGTATTTCGTTTGATCTATTTTATTCATAACCCTGTATAGACATTTCGATTATAAGTAACAATTATCTGATTGGCTGCTATAACATTCGagcaaatttttcaaaccaaCCCAGTCTAAAtctgtctaaaaaaaaaaatgtacttgATTCTAAACGTTTACCTGGCgtccgatatgattgtttatgattttcagaaattaaaaaaaattttgttgtaaatttaaaaattaaaaaaaaatttggaacgtacttggtgtgcgtcattgtgtattttaatttttttaaagtctagtaaatagattttacgaatttcattaaaagtaaaatattttgcaaccgcgtacactaaatacgttacaaaattctaaaattatttgtaaaacaaaaaaattataggaattatctaattaattttgaagacaaaattatattttgaacgATAATGATGAATTAAGAATTACAGAAATGGAAAAATTTGTAGgacacattaattttttttcggttggAGATTATATAAGCATAATTCGAGTCTCTTGCAGCGAGAATTTCTGACGACTCTGCACCACCTATTGGACATTTTCAGTACTatgctttttaaaattaatataatactttagaattttaaatggTTGACGAATTAAagagtcaaaataatttagaagtgaaaatttttatttaatttaatatttataaccgTGTAGAAGAATTTCTGCTTAttattcttcaaaaaaatatatttaagcaattgtttttttatgcttaaaaattttaagttaatacGATTTTTGATACCCAAAAAAAGATAACGTCATTCAAAGTtgttgaacaaaaaaataagccaactcaaaattttatcgGTTTTGTTTGtttcatttcaataatttttttttttatcacgcTGATCTGCCGTGATTATTacgataataaatattgtctTCAAAAATTCCATCGgtcataagaaaaaaattataatttcaaagaTTTATTACGtttgaaaaatacatggaATACACAGAATAAAAATAGCCAAAGTAATATCTAAGTCTTTCTATACCGAATGTTCAGAAATACAGAACATATTGAAAGAGTGAGTAAAAAATACATGCAGAAATACAAAAATACTCCAGAGACATTTCACAATTTTCCAATCAATTATATTATAAGCAGAACTGAAAtttagaaatataattttctaaatgcaatataatttatatattattaaatcgaGAAATAGACTTAAAGTTGAACCACTTCATCAATGTATTGAGGTTGTGTGAAATGCGTGTGTTTTAAGCCGCTATTGGCAATTATTGCTTGTTAATCATAATTTTGCGAATAATTCAGGAGCCGGCTgttaatttcatcaaaataaatatcattgcacttatagataaatttttattttaaaaaacgcatatcatttcatatcattttaattattcttttatatttttattatttatgtgaGATATTACAACTAATGTTGCAGATAAGACACAAGTATTACGCACggtaattatagaaattaaaataacaaactcTGTGAGAcgcataaattatttttttacttggaacttataatatttaagtCAACTCTTTGCTTGCGAGAAGTTTTAGCGctcatgcgccacctgtcggaATTTTTCGGAActaattttgagaaaa contains the following coding sequences:
- the LOC123271700 gene encoding protein STU1-like, with product MEEELWLLEEMLQKPPHLVLNHLPETARSSSPSPENIATPEPYDPANPGFVRPDRRPVKLPSTETVSPSMGTSVPKLQPQRVSHGLFKRKRPKMLIRPATTGSLKLARRPGTSASQMEDLFGASPTRETPPTPRRVPDSANNVDENHNTTTNPGPRQKRSPQLIAASQKTKPARVEPVVPVAEPVAETVVDPVAETAMVDRAAPADPVVPASVESVDPVVPANDVVPAAEPVEPMDTVEPAVESRKPAAETAVEAVEPVESVPVAPKKRDITVRAHVQDAVPNG